In one window of Arachis ipaensis cultivar K30076 chromosome B06, Araip1.1, whole genome shotgun sequence DNA:
- the LOC107646575 gene encoding acyl transferase 5, with protein MMGTMCVIRTKRSVVKPAEETPLTTLDLSLIDKIPVLRCDARTLHVFRHGPEAASVIREALSRALVPYYPLAGRLIHKSEQNDEAGCLQVQCSGDGAWFVEASTDCTLQSLHFFDDIQSIPYHHLLPDDVPQTEGIDPLVKMQVTQFGCGGYMIGLVFCHTICDGLGAAQXXXXXXXXXTSLPHQSPPPSPSPPPLPKLPPTMPSYKLEHATVDIPMHRINNLKQEFQRLTGLACSSFEIVAAGLWTSRARAIDFEPNAELKLVFFANCRQILDPPLPAGFYGNCFFPVTITASYESLRDASLFDVVKMIQDAKTKLPSEFGKYLKGDCWDDPFAPPFSLCSAVKSWTLLSPLASTATVSSQ; from the exons ATGATGGGCACCATGTGTGTGATAAGAACAAAACGTAGTGTCGTTAAGCCAGCTGAAGAGACACCATTGACCACACTAGACCTATCATTGATCGATAAGATACCTGTTCTAAGGTGCGATGCCAGAACGTTGCATGTGTTCAGGCATGGCCCTGAAGCTGCAAGTGTCATAAGAGAAGCCTTGTCTAGAGCATTGGTTCCTTACTACCCTCTTGCTGGGCGCCTCATTCACAAATCGGAACAAAATGATGAAGCAGGGTGCCTCCAAGTTCAATGCTCCGGGGACGGTGCCTGGTTTGTTGAGGCTTCTACTGATTGCACTCTTCAATCCCTTCATTTCTTTGATGACATTCAGTCTATTCcatatcatcatcttcttcctgaTGATGTTCCTCAAACCGAAGGCATTGACCCCCTTGTCAAAATGCAG GTGACACAATTTGGATGTGGAGGATATATGATAGGCCTCGTATTCTGCCACACCATTTGCGATGGCCTTGGTGCTGCCCAANNNNNNNNNNNNNNNNNNNNNNNNN ACACTTCGCTCCCTCACCagtcaccaccaccatcaccgTCGCCACCTCCACTCCCTAAACTACCACCAACCATGCCAAGCTACAAGCTAGAACACGCTACCGTAGACATCCCCATGCATCGAATCAACAACCTCAAGCAAGAATTTCAGCGGCTCACCGGACTCGCTTGCTCTTCCTTCGAAATTGTAGCCGCGGGATTATGGACAAGCAGAGCAAGAGCCATTGATTTCGAACCCAACGCCGAGCTGAAGCTTGTGTTCTTCGCTAACTGCCGTCAAATCTTGGACCCTCCTCTCCCCGCTGGCTTCTACGGCAACTGTTTCTTCCCAGTGACGATCACCGCTTCCTACGAGTCGCTCAGAGACGCGTCGCTCTTCGATGTGGTGAAAATGATACAAGATGCAAAGACCAAATTACCGTCCGAGTTTGGCAAGTATTTGAAGGGTGACTGTTGGGATGACCCTTTTGCCCCTCCTTTTAGCTTGTGTTCTGCCGTCAAATCTTGGACCCTCCTCTCCCCGCTGGCTTCTACGGCAACTGTTTCTTCCCAGTGA
- the LOC107646574 gene encoding ABC transporter B family member 21 encodes MGRENGYKRDDETSSSENQKETVPYFKLFSFADSTDILLMIVGTIAAIGNGMGMPLMTLIFGQMANVFADNLYSEDIVNQVSKISLKFVYLAIGIGVAAFLQVVCWMVTGERQAARIRGLYLKTILRQDIAFFDKETNTGEVIGRMSGDTVLIQDAMGEKVGKFVQLIATFVGGYVISFVRGWLLTLVLLSALPILAIAGAALAITIEKMATIGQNAYAKAAHVVEQTIGSIRTVASFTGEKQAVSSYEKRLEDAYKSGVSEGIAAGMGFGVVTCVIFCGYALAVWYGSKMIMEKGYNGGMVVNVMVAALSASMSLGEASPCLSAFASGKAAAYKMFQTIERKPEIDAYDPTGKTLEDIHGDIELRDVYFSYPARPEELIFNGFSLHIPSGTTAALVGQSGSGKSTVISLIERFYDPQAGEVLIDGINIREFQVRWIRGKVGLVSQEPVLFACSIKDNIAYGKEGATIEEIKVATELANAANFIDKLPQGLETMVGEHGTQLSGGQKQRIAIARAILKDPRILLLDEATSALDAESERIVQEALDRIMINRTTVIVAHRLSTVRNADMIAVIHTGKMVEKGTHVELVKDPEGAYSQLIRLQEIREDDSLKNADNQNKSELSKSKRWSFQRSESSAGSSSRHSTSFGLSTGANILDPKVETPREEDVPSQEVPLWWLFSLNKPEIPVLLMGSITATANGAIWPVFGLLLSSAIKTFYEPFNELKKDSRFWALMFMTLGLASLIALIARGYFFSVAGHKLIQRIRLLCFEKVINMEVSWFDEADHSSGAIGSRLSTDATSVRALVGDALGLLVQNIATACTGLIIAFVASWQLALIIVVIAPLVGLNGYVQMKFLKGFSSDAKRMYEEASQVANDAVGSIRTVASFCAEEKVMEFYKKKCEGPRKTGIRQGLISGIGFGVSFFLLYCVYATCFYAGARFVKDGKASFSDVLRVFFALTMAANAISQSSSLAPDSSKAKSAAASIFGLLDMKSKIDPSDESGTTLENVHGEIKFRHVGFKYPSRPDIQIFRDLSLTIHSGKTVALVGESGSGKSTVIALLQRFYDPDFGQITLDGIEIQKLQLKWLRQQIGLVGQEPVLFNDTIRANIAYGKGGNATEAEVIQVAELANAHGFISALQQGYDTVVGERGIQLSGGQKQRVAIARAIIKSPKILLLDEATSALDAESERVVQDALDKVIVNRTTVVVAHRLSTIKNADVIAVVKDGVIVEKGRHETLISMEDGFYASLVQLHYSASTA; translated from the exons ATGGGGCGTGAGAACGGTTACAAACGTGATGATGAGACAAGTTCATCAGAGAACCAAAAAGAAACAGTTCCATACTTCAAGCTGTTCTCGTTTGCAGATTCCACTGACATCTTGTTGATGATTGTTGGGACCATTGCCGCCATTGGAAATGGTATGGGAATGCCTCTCATGACATTAATATTTGGCCAAATGGCAAACGTCTTCGCTGATAACCTGTACAGTGAAGATATTGTCAACCAAGTTTCCAAG ATCAGTCTGAAATTTGTGTACTTGGCAATAGGCATAGGTGTTGCAGCATTCCTTC AGGTGGTATGTTGGATGGTGACAGGGGAAAGACAAGCTGCAAGAATAAGGGGTTTGTACTTGAAGACTATTCTAAGACAAGATATTGCTTTCTTTGATAAAGAGACAAACACTGGTGAGGTCATAGGTAGAATGTCAGGTGACACAGTCCTTATTCAAGATGCCATGGGTGAGAAG GTTGGGAAATTTGTGCAGTTAATTGCAACATTTGTTGGAGGGTATGTGATATCATTTGTCAGAGGGTGGCTTCTAACTCTTGTCTTGTTGTCTGCTCTTCCAATTCTCGCTATAGCTGGCGCAGCTTTGGCCATCACCATAGAAAAGATGGCAACCATAGGTCAAAATGCTTATGCAAAAGCAGCACATGTAGTTGAACAGACAATAGGTTCTATAAGAACA GTTGCATCCTTCACTGGGGAAAAGCAAGCAGTATCTAGTTATGAAAAACGTCTTGAAGATGCATACAAATCAGGAGTTAGCGAAGGCATAGCAGCTGGAATGGGTTTTGGTGTTGTTACCTGTGTCATTTTTTGCGGTTATGCTTTGGCTGTATGGTATGGTTCAAAGATGATAATGGAAAAAGGATATAATGGGGGTATGGTGGTCAATGTCATGGTTGCTGCGTTAAGTGCTTCCAT gtctCTTGGGGAAGCAAGTCCTTGCTTAAGTGCTTTTGCTTCGGGTAAAGCAGCAGCCTATAAAATGTTTCAAACAATTGAGAGAAAGCCTGAGATTGATGCTTATGATCCTACTGGAAAAACATTGGAAGATATTCATGGCGATATAGAGTTGAGGGATGTCTATTTCAGTTATCCGGCCAGACCCGAGGAGCTGATATTCAACGGATTCTCTCTGCATATTCCAAGTGGCACAACTGCGGCTTTAGTAGGACAAAGTGGAAGTGGGAAGTCCACAGTTATCAGTTTGATAGAAAGATTCTATGATCCACAGGCAGGTGAAGTTCTTATTGATGGCATTAACATTAGAGAATTTCAGGTTAGATGGATCAGAGGAAAAGTTGGCCTTGTCAGCCAGGAGCCAGTGTTGTTTGCATGTAGCATCAAGGATAACATTGCTTATGGAAAGGAGGGAGCAACAATTGAAGAGATTAAAGTTGCAACTGAACTTGCAAATGCTGCTAATTTCATTGATAAACTGCCACAG GGATTGGAAACAATGGTTGGTGAGCATGGAACACAACTATCTGGTGGACAGAAGCAACGCATTGCCATTGCAAGAGCTATCCTAAAAGATCCAAGGATTTTGCTTCTAGATGAAGCCACAAGTGCACTTGATGCAGAATCTGAAAGAATAGTGCAAGAGGCCCTAGACAGGATCATGATCAACAGAACTACTGTTATTGTAGCTCATCGCCTAAGCACGGTGAGAAATGCAGACATGATTGCTGTAATTCATACAGGGAAAATGGTTGAGAAAG GAACACATGTTGAATTAGTCAAGGACCCCGAAGGAGCTTACTCTCAGCTTATACGTTTACAAGAGATAAGAGAGGATGATTCATTAAAGAATGCAGACAATCAAAACAAGTCTGAACTCTCAAAAAGTAAAAGGTGGTCATTTCAAAGATCAGAATCATCTGCTGGTAGCAGTAGCCGCCACTCGACTTCCTTCGGCTTATCTACAGGAGCTAATATCCTTGACCCTAAAGTTGAAACTCCAAGAGAAGAGGATGTACCATCACAAGAGGTTCCACTATGGTGGCTTTTTTCCCTTAACAAACCAGAGATTCCAGTGCTTCTTATGGGATCTATAACTGCCACAGCAAATGGTGCTATATGGCCAGTGTTTGGTTTGTTGCTTTCTAGTGCCATCAAAACATTTTATGAACCATTCAATGAGTTAAAAAAGGACTCAAGGTTTTGGGCACTAATGTTTATGACCCTTGGACTTGCATCTTTAATTGCTCTTATAGCAAGAGGATACTTTTTCTCTGTGGCTGGCCATAAGCTAATCCAGCGAATTAGGTTGCTATGTTTTGAGAAGGTGATCAACATGGAGGTTTCATGGTTTGATGAGGCTGATCATTCGAGTGGCGCAATCGGTTCAAGGCTCTCGACGGATGCTACATCTGTTCGCGCCCTTGTTGGGGATGCATTAGGACTACTAGTTCAAAATATTGCAACAGCATGTACAGGCTTGATCATTGCTTTTGTTGCAAGCTGGCAATTGGCGTTGATCATTGTTGTCATAGCCCCTCTTGTTGGACTGAATGGATATGTTCAAATGAAGTTCTTGAAAGGCTTCAGTTCAGATGCAAAG CGGATGTATGAGGAAGCGAGCCAGGTTGCTAACGATGCAGTTGGAAGCATAAGAACAGTGGCATCTTTCTGCGCTGAAGAGAAAGTTATGGAATTCTATAAGAAGAAATGTGAAGGTCCAAGGAAAACAGGAATAAGGCAAGGCTTGATCAGTGGAATAGGATTCGGGGTTTCATTTTTTCTTCTCTATTGTGTCTATGCAACCTGTTTCTATGCTGGAGCTAGATTTGTGAAGGATGGCAAGGCATCATTCTCAGATGTTTTAAGG GTTTTCTTTGCTTTAACTATGGCAGCTAACGCAATTTCCCAATCAAGCTCACTTGCACCTGATTCTAGCAAAGCCAAGTCAGCTGCTGCTTCCATATTTGGACTTCTTGATATGAAGTCGAAGATAGATCCAAGTGATGAGTCTGGTACAACACTGGAAAATGTACATGGTGAAATCAAGTTTCGCCATGTAGGCTTTAAGTATCCATCTAGACCGGATATACAGATTTTTCGAGACCTAAGTTTGACCATCCATTCTGGCAAA ACAGTGGCCCTTGTTGGTGAGAGTGGAAGCGGGAAATCCACAGTGATTGCTTTGTTACAAAGATTCTATGATCCAGATTTTGGTCAAATCACACTTGATGGGATAGAAATTCAGAAGTTGCAGCTCAAGTGGTTGAGGCAGCAGATAGGACTTGTAGGTCAAGAGCCAGTATTATTCAATGACACCATTCGTGCCAACATTGCATATGGTAAAGGAGGCAATGCAACTGAAGCAGAAGTCATACAAGTAGCAGAACTGGCCAATGCTCATGGCTTTATTAGTGCCTTACAACAG GGTTATGATACTGTGGTGGGAGAGAGGGGAATACAGTTATCTGGTGGGCAGAAGCAACGTGTAGCCATTGCACGTGCTATAATAAAGAGTCCAAAGATATTGCTACTTGATGAGGCCACAAGTGCATTGGATGCAGAGTCGGAGAGAGTTGTTCAAGATGCATTAGACAAAGTGATTGTGAATAGAACCACTGTGGTTGTGGCACATCGTCTATCCACAATTAAAAATGCAGATGTCATTGCTGTAGTTAAAGATGGAGTTATTGTGGAAAAAGGAAGACATGAGACCCTCATTAGCATGGAGGATGGTTTTTATGCTTCCTTGGTCCAACTTCATTATAGTGCGTCAACAGCATGA
- the LOC107646022 gene encoding probable kinetochore protein nuf2 isoform X2 yields the protein MATSKYEYPTLSRPEIITTLAQLQIANMIEQDFIHPNPDLIFELYTRLLIHLDFLEEENEQLDFEAVSNFDDPELHMESIRATKLYYKIKEVLAILECPRRIVFTFADLLMPDTQRTEFFIGSIVNFVLYREGKLVEISKIGDEVSALEEQRINLEENEIPQVKSEISNLNEAREKEMAVVQEVDAKVAELRNTIMTLNKNQMSLRTTLKKSKDQAEEMDAKISNAEFTLSQNAQENENLRSKIAQSPDKIQRALEEKKLAREEAMKAERLAMQTFHEKTSLLEVYSKVGKKMSKHYKQMLAIKEQVNSAKSVEKELKALKAKLSDEQVLEKSLESKLAEKQSKVLQMEETKRQVEKECTIMQEKSIKYLNGITSDVEYKKRDIETRRRNVEAVLEEVDATNGKMKSVKESGAAKVELLGHKSEEIIEEFRKYVNSIARVVESGPEGVGVDI from the exons ATGGCGACGTCGAAGTACGAGTACCCAACGCTTTCGAGACCAGAGATAATCACAACCTTAGCGCAATTGCAGATTGCCAACATGATTGAGCAAGACTTCATCCACCCAAACCCTGACTTGATCTTCGAACTCTATACACGCCTCCTCATCCACCTCGACTTTCTTGA GGAAGAGAATGAGCAGCTTGATTTTGAAGCGGTGTCGAATTTCGATGATCCTGAACTTCACATGGAGTCCATCCGCGCTACAAAACTGTACTACAAGATTAAGGAGGTGCTGGCCATACTCGAGTGCCCTAGGAGAATTGTGTTCACGTTCGCTGATCTCCTTATGCCGGACACTCAGCGCACCGAGTTTTTCATCGGCTCTATTGTCAATTTTGTTCTCTATAG GGAAGGGAAATTGGTTGAGATATCAAAAATTGGAGACGAAGTCAGCGCTCTGGAGGAGCAGCGAATAAATTTGGAGGAGAATGAGATTCCTCAG GTGAAATCAGAGATTTCCAACTTGAATGAAGCTAGGGAAAAAGAGATGGCTGTTGTTCAGGAGGTTGATGCAAAGGTTGCGGAACTTCGTAACACTATCATGACCCTTAATAAAAATCAGATGTCACTGAGGACTACTTTAAAGAAGTCAAAGGACCAGGCAGAAGAAATGGATGCGAAG ATTTCTAATGCTGAATTTACACTGTCACAAAATGCTCAAGAAAATGAGAATCTACGTTCAAAAATTGCCCAATCACCTGACAAAATTCAG AGGGCTTTAGAAGAGAAGAAATTAGCTCGAGAAGAGGCAATGAAAGCTGAAAGGTTGGCAATGCAAACTTTTCATGAGAAGACTTCTCTCCTTGAAGTTTATTCCAAG GTTGGCAAGAAAATGTCAAAGCACTACAAGCAAATGCTGGCTATAAAGGAACAG GTAAATTCTGCTAAATCGGTTGAAAAGGAGCTTAAAGCTTTGAAAGCTAAACTTAGCGATGAACAAGTATTGGAGAAGTCCCTTGAGTCCAAATTGGCTGAAAAACAAAGTAAAG TTTTGCAGATGGAAGAAACGAAAAGGCAGGTAGAGAAAGAGTGCACTATTATGCAGGAAAAATCAATAAAATACCTAAATGGTATAACATCCGATGTGGAATATAAGAAACGTGACATCGAAACAAGACGGAGAAATGTTGAGGCCGTGTTAGAAGAG GTGGATGCTACAAATGGTAAAATGAAGTCAGTAAAGGAATCTGGAGCTGCTAAAGTGGAACTGTTAGGTCACAAGTCTGAAGAGATAATCGAAGAG TTTCGAAAGTATGTAAACTCGATTGCACGTGTGGTTGAATCTGGGCCAGAAGGCGTTGGTGTTGATATTTAA
- the LOC107646022 gene encoding probable kinetochore protein nuf2 isoform X3 translates to MESIRATKLYYKIKEVLAILECPRRIVFTFADLLMPDTQRTEFFIGSIVNFVLYREGKLVEISKIGDEVSALEEQRINLEENEIPQVKSEISNLNEAREKEMAVVQEVDAKVAELRNTIMTLNKNQMSLRTTLKKSKDQAEEMDAKISNAEFTLSQNAQENENLRSKIAQSPDKIQRALEEKKLAREEAMKAERLAMQTFHEKTSLLEVYSKVGKKMSKHYKQMLAIKEQVNSAKSVEKELKALKAKLSDEQVLEKSLESKLAEKQSKVLQMEETKRQVEKECTIMQEKSIKYLNGITSDVEYKKRDIETRRRNVEAVLEEVDATNGKMKSVKESGAAKVELLGHKSEEIIEEFRKYVNSIARVVESGPEGVGVDI, encoded by the exons ATGGAGTCCATCCGCGCTACAAAACTGTACTACAAGATTAAGGAGGTGCTGGCCATACTCGAGTGCCCTAGGAGAATTGTGTTCACGTTCGCTGATCTCCTTATGCCGGACACTCAGCGCACCGAGTTTTTCATCGGCTCTATTGTCAATTTTGTTCTCTATAG GGAAGGGAAATTGGTTGAGATATCAAAAATTGGAGACGAAGTCAGCGCTCTGGAGGAGCAGCGAATAAATTTGGAGGAGAATGAGATTCCTCAG GTGAAATCAGAGATTTCCAACTTGAATGAAGCTAGGGAAAAAGAGATGGCTGTTGTTCAGGAGGTTGATGCAAAGGTTGCGGAACTTCGTAACACTATCATGACCCTTAATAAAAATCAGATGTCACTGAGGACTACTTTAAAGAAGTCAAAGGACCAGGCAGAAGAAATGGATGCGAAG ATTTCTAATGCTGAATTTACACTGTCACAAAATGCTCAAGAAAATGAGAATCTACGTTCAAAAATTGCCCAATCACCTGACAAAATTCAG AGGGCTTTAGAAGAGAAGAAATTAGCTCGAGAAGAGGCAATGAAAGCTGAAAGGTTGGCAATGCAAACTTTTCATGAGAAGACTTCTCTCCTTGAAGTTTATTCCAAG GTTGGCAAGAAAATGTCAAAGCACTACAAGCAAATGCTGGCTATAAAGGAACAG GTAAATTCTGCTAAATCGGTTGAAAAGGAGCTTAAAGCTTTGAAAGCTAAACTTAGCGATGAACAAGTATTGGAGAAGTCCCTTGAGTCCAAATTGGCTGAAAAACAAAGTAAAG TTTTGCAGATGGAAGAAACGAAAAGGCAGGTAGAGAAAGAGTGCACTATTATGCAGGAAAAATCAATAAAATACCTAAATGGTATAACATCCGATGTGGAATATAAGAAACGTGACATCGAAACAAGACGGAGAAATGTTGAGGCCGTGTTAGAAGAG GTGGATGCTACAAATGGTAAAATGAAGTCAGTAAAGGAATCTGGAGCTGCTAAAGTGGAACTGTTAGGTCACAAGTCTGAAGAGATAATCGAAGAG TTTCGAAAGTATGTAAACTCGATTGCACGTGTGGTTGAATCTGGGCCAGAAGGCGTTGGTGTTGATATTTAA
- the LOC110263152 gene encoding uncharacterized protein LOC110263152: MVQEEKSAGVKKNPSSRPLSMVIKVKPQAKKAKADEKNAEEVSKAETTLEDDDSEPQAKKSKIDGANADVSKAETTTENDLPKPAQSLNALVSYSDESDEDL, encoded by the exons ATGGTTCAG GAAGAAAAGTCTGCTGGAGTAAAGAAGAATCCGTCCTCGCGTCCATTAAGCATGGTTATAAAAGTCAAGCCCCAGGCTAAAAAGGCCAAGGCGGATGAAAAAAATGCTGAAGAAGTTTCAAAAGCGGAAACCACTCTCGAGGATGATGATAGTGAACCCCAAGCTAAAAAGTCCAAGATAGATGGAGCAAATGCTGATGTTTCTAAAGCTGAAACTACTACTGAAAATGATTTGCCTAAGCCAGCACAATCATTAAATGCCCTTGTTTCCTACAGTGACGAAAGTGATGAGGACTTGTAA